CTCGTTCACGAATATTGATAATGCCGTTACCGGGATGGCAAATATGGGTAGGGTCAAATCCTTTGCCATTGTCGGTAATATGCACATTCAAAATATCGTTTTCAACCGAGGCCGTGAGCTCAATCAATGTGGCCTCAGAGTGCTTTATTGCATTGGTCAGGGCCTCCTGAACGATTCTGAAAATGTAATTTTTTTGTCTTTTGTTCAGCTTGTCTGGAATGTTGGCAACATGGTGAACCACTCTTCCTGGCTGGCTCTGGTTAAGCCCTTTGCAAAGATTTTGCAATGCAGTGCCTAGGTCTAGTTCGGATAGAACGCTGGGTGTTAGGTTGTTGGATATGCGTCTAACATCATCAATCAGCCGATTGATTTCGACCTTCACCCCTTCCACCAGCTCCTCCTTATGTTCTTCCGTTGGATCATACAGTTCCAGCATGAGCTTGGCTGCAATGAGCTGCTGTCCTATTCCATCGTGGAGCTCACGTGAGAGGCGCTGCCGTTCCTGCTCCTGTCCATCGATTACGTAGCGAAGCTGTCGTGCGCGCTCCTTCTTTTGCGAATTCTCAGCTTTTTTTCGTTCCGAAAGATCGCGAACCACCGTTACCTCTACAGGAAAACCTGCCATGCTAATAGTTCTGCTTTGAATTTCAATGGGAAGGTAGCCACCATCCTTCATTACCAAGTTAGCCTCACATGGAAGCGGAGTAGAGTCGCTGTCGCCAGGCTTGTCGGCTATTTTGTCAATTAAAGAGGAGACTTTCAACTGCTTAATTTCGGCAGTTGTGTAACCCGACATAGCCTTGAAGCTATGGTTTACTTCAAGTGGAACATCTTGGTTGTGAAGAATAATACCCTCCTGTGTGGCATCGTAGAAATATTTTAGCCGGGCCTCTCTCTCCTTAAGATTTGTCTGCTGTTCGGAGAGTTTCTGAGCCATGGTGTTAAACGATTGCGTAAGTCGTCCGATTTCATCCTCCGATTCCACCGGCAGATTGAGATCGAAGTTTCCTTCGCCCACCTTACCTATTGCACTTTTTAACTGAACAAGCGGATGGGTTATACGGTGAGACAGCAGGAGCACTGTTCCTAGAATGAGTAAAGAAATCGATAATCCCATGAGGAGGATGTCGTTGCGCAGCAGAATGATTTGCTTCATCGCTTCCGCTTGATCAATTTCAGCCAGAATACCCCACTTTAAACCGGGAACTTCAATTTGGCCGTAGGAGCTCATTACCATTATATTTCGATAGTCGGGGGTAATAATTGTTCCACTGCTGCCTCTAAGGGCAAGTAGTGAAGGTTTGGTGGTTACCACCGTTTTCAAAAAGCTGTTTTTGATAAATCGCGATTGTGAGCGCATCAGCGAATCACTGCCCACCAAATATGCTTCTCCCGTGTAACCCAGACCACGATTGAAGTTATCTTCCAACATTATTTTATTGATACTCTCAGGACTGAGCAACATCACTGCGTAGGTATTTGCTTCCACCAAAAGTGGCTTTAGCAGAGCGATATACCAACTCCCATCGAAGGCCATGTAGTCGATTAGTCGAGTGGAATCGTTACTAACAGATGAAACACATTTTTCGATGAGCTTAAACTTTGTGTCGCGGTTGTTGAACAAAATACTTGAATGACCTGTTTTAAACAGAACGTTTACAGAATCATTTCCGGAAATGCTGAACACAGCGAACGCACTAACACTTTTCTCCTTTTGGAAAAATGATTGAAGAATGTCGTCCAGGTCTGAGTTCTGGGCACTAAGATTATTTGTTTTGTGAAAAATTTGACATGCAAGGTTGAAGTCGCTGATACGTTCGTGAAAGTATTGTTCAATTTGGCTTTGTTTCTCAATACGTAGGGACGTGAGCTGCTGATAGGTTCTGTTTACTAGTGCACTTTTGGCGCTATGGTAGGAGTAAAACCCAACTGCCGACACTGCCAGAAGGCATAGCGAGATGAAGTTGAGCGATAGCTTTTCGCTGAGGGTGAATGTTCGCATGAAGTGCTAAATGTTATGCTATTAATTGCAGTAAATATACTCACTAACACTATCAAATATTACTAGCTATGAAAATTACTGTTATTGGAGCAGGCAACGTTGGAGCCACATGTGCTAACGTACTTGCGCAAAAAGAACTAGCCAACCAAGTTGTTCTGCTCGACATTGCGGAGGGGGTTGCCGAGGGTAAATCGCTCGATATTTGGCAAACATCTTCGGTAACCAACTTTGATTCCCGAATTATTGGTGTTACCAACGACTATTTGGCAACTAAGGGTTCCAGCGTGGTGGTTATCACTTCCGGGGTTCCCCGTAAGCCTGGAATGTCGAGGGGCGATCTTATCTCAACTAATGCTAAAATTGTTAAGGATGTTACCGAAAAGGTGGTGAAGTATTCCCCAACAGCAATTATTGTTGTGGTGTCGAATCCACTCGATGTAATGACCTACGTGGCCTACCTCTCGGCGCACAAAAAGCCTTGTGAAGTATTTGGTATGGCTGGCATTCTTGACTCGGCTCGCTATAAAGCTTTTATTGCCGACGCATTGGACGTGTCACCTCGCGATGTGAGTGCATTGCTACTCGGTGGACATGGAAACAGCATGGTGCCGCTGGTACGTTACACCTCGGTAGGTGGTATTCCGGTTACCCAGCTGCTCGACAAATCGGTTTTGGATAAAATTGTTGATCGGACTCGAAATGGAGGAGGTGAGCTGGTTAAGTTAATGGGGACATCGGCTTGGTATGCTCCTGGTGCAGCGGCTGCCATGATGGTTGAGGCAATTGTGCGTGACCAACGCCGCATTTTGCCTGTATGTGCATACCTCAATGGCCAGTACGGTCTCTCCGATATTTACATGGGGGTTCCCGTAAAGCTTGGTAAGCGCGGTATTATCGATATAATTGAAATCGACCTCAACGATGAGGAGCGCGGCATGTTAAATGACTCTGCCAAGGAGGTTACTGACCTGATGAAAGAGTTAGATTCCATGAAACTATTCTAGTGGAGCATATGTTATTCTTGGGCGAGACACCACTGTGGTGTCTCGCTTTTTTGTTTCCCAATTAAATCCCGATTATTCACTCGTTTGCGGTCTTAAATTAAGTTAAAGTGAACTCGTTTGCGTTGAAAGGTAAAATTATTGTTATTTCTTTAACATCTGGAAAACTTTTTTTTGCAGACCTCGTTAATATCATAGTTTCACAATAATTATTTAAGGTGTAATTCGAAACCCGCATAATTGTCTTGCATACAACCGACCTGCCTTTGGTGGTGAGTTCGGTAGCGCTAAACAAGCATGAGCACTATTAAGGATCAGTTGTGTGAGGATTCAAGCAACCTTAAACTAAAATTTTTTACAGATGAAAGTTACAGTAGTTGGCGCAGGGAACGTTGGAGCCACATGTGCACATGAAATTGCGCGTAAGGAACTTGCTAGGGAATTGGTTCTAGTTGATGTAAAGGAAGGTCTCACACTGGGCAAGGCGTTGGATATGTGGCAAACTTCTTCGGTTCAGGGATTTAACACCCGAATAACTGGGGTGACAACCGACTTTTCCAAAACGGCAAACTCGGAGGTAGTGGTTATTACCTCGGGTATTCCTCGTCGGCCGGGCATGAGTCGCGACGATTTAATCGACATTAACGCTCGTATAGTTAAGGAGGTTACCGAGGGTATTGTAGCCTACTCTCCCAATGCTAAAATTATTGTAGTTACTAACCCTCTGGACGTAATGACCTACGCGACATTTTTAGCCGCTAAAATTCCATCGAACAGGGTGTTTGGAATGGCTGGCATTCTTGATGCAGCTCGTTATAAAGCCTTTCTCGCTCAGGCGTTGAACATTTCTCCTCAAAGCATCCATGCAATTCTCATGGGTGGTCATGGCGACAGCATGGTGCCGCTGCCACGCTATACCACCGTTTCGGGAATTCCCATTACCGAGCTAATCGATCCTGAAACGCTGAACAAAATTATTGACCGCACCCGTAAGGGAGGAGGAGAGCTGGTCGAGCTCATGGGAACTTCAGCCTGGTATGCTCCAGGAGCTGCCGTATCGCAGATGGTGGAAGCTATTGTGCGCGATCAACGCAGAGTATTTCCGGTATGTGCCTCTCTTAATGGCGAGTATGGTCTCAAGGATTTACACATTGGCGTTCCAGTGGTACTTGGGAAGAATGGTGTGGAGCGCATAATTGAGCTTAACCTTAACGAAGGCGAGATGGAGCTGCTCCACAAGAGTGCCCTCGACGTCAAAAAAATAATGAAGGTGCTTGATAACCTAAACATTTTTGAGGAGCGCTACGGATCTGATATTTTATAGCAATAACTTGCTTTTTCGGAGGCTCGGAGTAGTTTATGCTCCGAGTTTTTACATTTTACATGTAAGGCTTGCATTTAGGTTTATTCAAAAAATATCATAAATTTGCGCCTTACTTTAGAAATCTCGAATTTCGGAAATCTATAAATTCTAAATCAAATGCAGAATAAAGGAGCCTTTCAGCTATTAGCTATTGTTTTCGCTCTTGTTTGTGTATACCAGCTCTCTTTTACCTTTATGGCAAAGAGGGTGGAAAGCCAAGCAAAGGTTTCCCCCATGGGCGAAAAAGCTTATCTCGATTCAATCTCCAGCAAAGGAGTTTACAACTTTCTTTGGCTCAAGGACTTTACCTATAAGGAGTGCACCGAGAGGGAACTTAACCTTGGTCTTGACCTAAAGGGTGGTATAAACGTAACCTTGGAAGTATCGGAAGCGGACATCATTCGGTCACTTTCCAACTTTAGCACCGACAGCACCTTTAATAAGGTGATGAAGATTGCTATGGAAGAGCACGCAAATGGTCAGAAAGATTTTGTTGCCCTGTTTGTTAATGCATGGAATAAAGTTGTGCCCAACGATAGGTTGGCACGAATATTTGCAACTTTTGAGCTGAAAGATAAGATTACCCCCACCTCAAACAACGCCCAGGTCGAGAAGGTTATCCGTCAGGAGGTTGACGATGCCATTTCCAACTCATACAACGTTATTAGAAA
The nucleotide sequence above comes from Williamwhitmania sp.. Encoded proteins:
- the mdh gene encoding malate dehydrogenase; this encodes MKITVIGAGNVGATCANVLAQKELANQVVLLDIAEGVAEGKSLDIWQTSSVTNFDSRIIGVTNDYLATKGSSVVVITSGVPRKPGMSRGDLISTNAKIVKDVTEKVVKYSPTAIIVVVSNPLDVMTYVAYLSAHKKPCEVFGMAGILDSARYKAFIADALDVSPRDVSALLLGGHGNSMVPLVRYTSVGGIPVTQLLDKSVLDKIVDRTRNGGGELVKLMGTSAWYAPGAAAAMMVEAIVRDQRRILPVCAYLNGQYGLSDIYMGVPVKLGKRGIIDIIEIDLNDEERGMLNDSAKEVTDLMKELDSMKLF
- the mdh gene encoding malate dehydrogenase, which gives rise to MKVTVVGAGNVGATCAHEIARKELARELVLVDVKEGLTLGKALDMWQTSSVQGFNTRITGVTTDFSKTANSEVVVITSGIPRRPGMSRDDLIDINARIVKEVTEGIVAYSPNAKIIVVTNPLDVMTYATFLAAKIPSNRVFGMAGILDAARYKAFLAQALNISPQSIHAILMGGHGDSMVPLPRYTTVSGIPITELIDPETLNKIIDRTRKGGGELVELMGTSAWYAPGAAVSQMVEAIVRDQRRVFPVCASLNGEYGLKDLHIGVPVVLGKNGVERIIELNLNEGEMELLHKSALDVKKIMKVLDNLNIFEERYGSDIL
- a CDS encoding HAMP domain-containing protein, coding for MRTFTLSEKLSLNFISLCLLAVSAVGFYSYHSAKSALVNRTYQQLTSLRIEKQSQIEQYFHERISDFNLACQIFHKTNNLSAQNSDLDDILQSFFQKEKSVSAFAVFSISGNDSVNVLFKTGHSSILFNNRDTKFKLIEKCVSSVSNDSTRLIDYMAFDGSWYIALLKPLLVEANTYAVMLLSPESINKIMLEDNFNRGLGYTGEAYLVGSDSLMRSQSRFIKNSFLKTVVTTKPSLLALRGSSGTIITPDYRNIMVMSSYGQIEVPGLKWGILAEIDQAEAMKQIILLRNDILLMGLSISLLILGTVLLLSHRITHPLVQLKSAIGKVGEGNFDLNLPVESEDEIGRLTQSFNTMAQKLSEQQTNLKEREARLKYFYDATQEGIILHNQDVPLEVNHSFKAMSGYTTAEIKQLKVSSLIDKIADKPGDSDSTPLPCEANLVMKDGGYLPIEIQSRTISMAGFPVEVTVVRDLSERKKAENSQKKERARQLRYVIDGQEQERQRLSRELHDGIGQQLIAAKLMLELYDPTEEHKEELVEGVKVEINRLIDDVRRISNNLTPSVLSELDLGTALQNLCKGLNQSQPGRVVHHVANIPDKLNKRQKNYIFRIVQEALTNAIKHSEATLIELTASVENDILNVHITDNGKGFDPTHICHPGNGIINIRERAELLGGHFYIHSLPGKGVDIYVNIPILPVKE